One genomic window of Thalassolituus hydrocarboniclasticus includes the following:
- the nadB gene encoding L-aspartate oxidase, translating to MSQSFSFDVLIIGSGAAGLTLGLSLPDHINAAIISKDSLDAGSTRWAQGGVAAVLDEDDSVEAHVQDTLIAGAGLCHEPSVRFTVENSTAAIQWLIDIGVPFTQDSPDHFHLTREGGHSARRIIHAADATGHAISDTLLARAKEKPNLKLLQNYIAIDLITREKLGSGGHGCIGAYFLNNDTGDVDVITARSVVLATGGASKVYLYTSNPDGASGDGIAMAWRAGCRVANMEFNQFHPTCLYHPQAKSFLITEAVRGEGGKLLLPNGQRFMQRFDKRAELAPRDIVARAIDHEMKRIGADCLFLDISHKPADFIKEHFPTIYERCLELGIDITRQPIPVVPAAHYTCGGVVTDIHGRTDIENLYAIGETASTGLHGANRLASNSLLECLVFARSAAAHIAANIDRNEPAPKAPAWDASQVTDSDEDVVIAHNWDELRRFMWDYVGIVRTTKRLVRAKHRVQMLRQEIQEFYSNYRVSNDLLELRNLVDVADVIIRSALLRKESRGLHFSRDYPQPLPRAFDTVLTPKYLKELGEL from the coding sequence ATGAGCCAATCTTTCTCTTTCGATGTTCTTATTATTGGCAGCGGTGCCGCCGGCCTGACGCTGGGTCTGTCGCTGCCTGATCACATCAATGCCGCCATCATCAGCAAAGACAGCCTGGATGCCGGCTCCACCCGCTGGGCCCAGGGCGGCGTGGCGGCGGTGCTGGATGAAGACGACAGTGTTGAAGCCCACGTGCAGGACACCCTGATCGCCGGTGCCGGTCTGTGTCATGAACCCAGCGTGCGTTTTACCGTGGAAAACTCCACCGCAGCCATCCAGTGGCTGATTGATATCGGCGTGCCTTTTACCCAGGACAGTCCGGATCATTTTCACCTGACCCGCGAAGGTGGCCACAGCGCACGGCGCATCATTCACGCCGCCGATGCGACCGGCCATGCCATCTCCGATACGCTGCTGGCACGGGCGAAAGAAAAGCCCAACCTCAAGCTGCTGCAGAACTACATCGCCATTGATCTGATCACCCGCGAAAAACTCGGCAGCGGCGGTCATGGCTGTATCGGTGCCTATTTCCTCAATAACGATACCGGCGATGTCGACGTCATTACCGCCCGCTCGGTGGTGCTTGCCACCGGTGGCGCCAGCAAGGTGTATCTGTACACCAGTAATCCGGACGGCGCTTCCGGCGATGGCATCGCCATGGCCTGGCGCGCCGGTTGCCGCGTCGCCAATATGGAATTCAATCAGTTCCACCCGACCTGCCTGTATCACCCGCAGGCCAAATCCTTCCTGATTACCGAAGCGGTGCGCGGTGAAGGTGGCAAGCTGTTGCTGCCCAACGGCCAGCGCTTTATGCAGCGCTTCGATAAACGCGCCGAACTGGCACCACGGGATATCGTCGCCCGCGCCATCGACCATGAGATGAAGCGCATCGGTGCTGACTGCCTGTTCCTCGATATCAGCCACAAACCGGCTGACTTTATCAAAGAGCACTTCCCTACTATTTATGAACGCTGTCTGGAACTGGGTATCGACATTACCCGCCAGCCGATTCCGGTGGTACCGGCGGCGCACTACACCTGTGGTGGCGTGGTAACCGATATCCATGGCCGCACCGATATCGAAAACCTGTATGCCATCGGCGAAACCGCCAGCACCGGTCTGCACGGGGCCAACCGCCTGGCCAGCAATTCGCTGCTTGAGTGCCTGGTGTTTGCCCGCTCCGCCGCGGCGCATATTGCCGCCAATATCGACCGTAACGAACCGGCCCCCAAGGCGCCGGCCTGGGATGCCAGCCAGGTGACTGATTCCGATGAAGACGTGGTAATTGCCCATAACTGGGACGAGTTACGACGCTTTATGTGGGACTACGTTGGCATTGTACGCACCACCAAACGTCTGGTGCGCGCCAAGCACCGGGTGCAGATGCTGCGGCAGGAGATTCAGGAGTTTTACAGCAACTACCGGGTAAGTAATGACTTACTTGAGCTGCGCAATCTGGTGGATGTGGCCGACGTGATCATCCGCTCGGCACTGCTGCGCAAAGAAAGCCGCGGCCTGCATTTCAGCCGTGACTATCCGCAACCGCTGCCACGCGCCTTCGATACCGTGCTGACGCCTAAATATCTGAAAGAACTGGGCGAACTCTGA
- a CDS encoding MucB/RseB C-terminal domain-containing protein: MRAGRLLLTLSFSLLVLSTQAEEGARGWLERMTQAFQQQNYRGVLMYGDGQQWQTLAITHAVIDGVEQEKLQHLTGLPRKMVRHGHDIVCIHPGDHSPRLNSELSNPLHGFSRVMDVDGQYHFTLGGVERIAGRFAQRLQVTPVDADRYGYQLWLDQVTGLLLRSDLLNHQQQVLERFQFAQIEIGADIPASAFEPDDQGHKLTLYPVSPDHEQISTAGIGWLPGWVPSGFHITAVIQAGSPQPQMAAEQNNESVKAMSKLPVRLMYSDGLAAFTLFIDPVSQEHLPEMTSRWGATAAVVRYRDHSASADDGDSPGRLRVTVVGELPADTMIRIATSVIPATLAEQNTDSVNSALSAAEE, translated from the coding sequence ATGAGGGCAGGCAGACTACTGCTTACCCTGAGTTTCAGTCTGCTCGTGCTTAGCACGCAGGCTGAGGAAGGCGCCCGGGGCTGGCTGGAACGCATGACCCAGGCCTTTCAGCAACAGAATTACCGTGGTGTGCTTATGTATGGCGACGGCCAGCAATGGCAAACCCTCGCCATCACCCACGCAGTCATTGATGGTGTGGAGCAGGAAAAACTGCAGCACCTTACCGGCCTGCCGCGCAAAATGGTGCGTCATGGCCATGACATCGTCTGCATTCATCCCGGCGATCACTCTCCACGCCTGAACAGCGAACTCAGCAATCCATTGCACGGTTTTTCCCGGGTAATGGATGTTGATGGCCAGTACCACTTTACTTTAGGTGGCGTTGAACGCATTGCCGGCCGCTTTGCTCAGCGGCTGCAGGTAACGCCTGTGGATGCCGACCGCTATGGTTATCAGCTCTGGCTTGATCAGGTTACCGGTCTGCTGCTGCGCTCTGATCTGCTGAATCATCAGCAACAGGTGCTGGAGCGTTTCCAGTTTGCCCAGATTGAAATTGGGGCTGACATCCCGGCAAGCGCCTTTGAGCCTGATGATCAGGGACATAAACTGACTCTTTACCCTGTTTCCCCCGACCATGAGCAGATCAGTACGGCCGGTATTGGCTGGTTACCTGGTTGGGTTCCGTCTGGTTTTCATATTACGGCAGTGATTCAGGCCGGATCGCCGCAGCCGCAAATGGCGGCTGAACAGAATAATGAGTCAGTTAAGGCCATGAGCAAACTGCCGGTACGCCTGATGTACAGCGATGGTCTGGCGGCGTTTACCCTGTTTATTGATCCGGTCAGCCAGGAGCATCTGCCGGAAATGACCAGCCGCTGGGGCGCAACAGCAGCGGTTGTGCGCTATCGTGATCATTCCGCCAGCGCGGATGATGGTGACAGTCCGGGGCGCTTACGGGTGACGGTAGTCGGTGAATTACCGGCCGATACTATGATCCGTATCGCGACATCGGTCATTCCCGCAACACTGGCAGAACAGAATACCGACAGCGTAAACAGCGCGCTTTCCGCGGCAGAGGAATAA
- a CDS encoding sigma-E factor negative regulatory protein: MNERMNESLSALMDGETDELEVRRLLNQLEQDDELRGTWQRYQMIGSLMRGEPAAAVDLSRGIMQALDGEPMDEVSRPQPVAASSHRFRWLASTAVAASVTLAVLVGVRMNTADPVALVAEQQTQAPAPVQLASAPVQALSEADAAQLEAAQRKLQEYVLQHTEQATMTGSRAAIPFARVVDFQQPAEGSK; the protein is encoded by the coding sequence ATGAATGAACGCATGAACGAATCCTTATCCGCCCTGATGGACGGTGAAACCGACGAACTGGAAGTCCGCCGTTTACTTAATCAGCTCGAGCAGGACGATGAACTGCGCGGTACCTGGCAGCGTTATCAGATGATTGGTTCACTGATGCGCGGTGAGCCTGCCGCGGCTGTTGATCTGTCACGTGGCATTATGCAGGCGCTGGATGGCGAGCCGATGGATGAAGTGAGCCGTCCACAGCCGGTCGCCGCCAGCAGCCACCGCTTCCGCTGGCTGGCCTCCACTGCCGTTGCTGCATCGGTGACGCTGGCAGTGCTGGTTGGCGTACGTATGAATACGGCCGATCCTGTGGCACTGGTCGCCGAACAGCAAACGCAGGCGCCAGCGCCGGTGCAGCTGGCTTCCGCACCGGTACAGGCACTGTCCGAAGCGGATGCGGCACAGCTTGAAGCTGCCCAGCGTAAACTGCAGGAGTACGTGCTGCAGCATACCGAACAGGCCACCATGACCGGTAGCCGCGCGGCTATTCCTTTTGCCCGTGTGGTGGATTTCCAGCAACCTGCTGAGGGCAGCAAATGA
- a CDS encoding SoxR reducing system RseC family protein translates to MSQEIVEVIEQGDGGIWVEAVQRSACNSCNARSGCGQHSLSKLGRPMRLWVSTEQKLKPGQQVVLTLPDGSLALSALAMYGLPLLGLIGGAVIGQLSGGDGWAGVAALAGLAGGFALARRLAARYESQWQPALQPGCERIPMIHSEHV, encoded by the coding sequence ATGAGTCAGGAAATCGTTGAAGTTATAGAGCAGGGCGATGGCGGTATCTGGGTTGAAGCCGTACAGCGCAGCGCCTGCAACAGCTGTAATGCCCGTTCTGGTTGTGGCCAGCACAGCCTGAGTAAGCTCGGTCGGCCGATGCGCCTCTGGGTGAGTACTGAACAGAAATTAAAACCAGGTCAGCAGGTGGTGCTGACGCTGCCCGACGGTAGTCTGGCACTGAGTGCACTGGCTATGTATGGCTTGCCCTTACTGGGCCTGATTGGCGGCGCGGTTATCGGCCAGCTGAGCGGCGGTGATGGCTGGGCCGGTGTGGCTGCACTCGCCGGGCTGGCGGGCGGTTTTGCTCTGGCACGCAGGCTGGCGGCACGCTACGAGTCGCAATGGCAGCCGGCTTTGCAGCCTGGTTGTGAACGTATCCCTATGATCCACTCAGAACACGTTTGA
- a CDS encoding succinate dehydrogenase assembly factor 2, producing MSDEIEAKRVRWHSRRGMLELDVLLVPFAEEAFTGLSADDQARYRQLLECEDPDLFTWFMEHQVPDNADLARIIELVREHARNR from the coding sequence GTGTCTGACGAAATTGAAGCAAAACGCGTCCGCTGGCATAGCCGCCGGGGCATGCTGGAGCTGGACGTATTACTGGTTCCTTTTGCCGAAGAAGCTTTTACCGGCCTGAGCGCGGACGATCAGGCCCGCTACCGTCAGCTGCTGGAATGTGAAGATCCGGACCTGTTTACCTGGTTTATGGAGCATCAGGTTCCGGATAATGCCGATCTGGCTCGCATTATTGAACTGGTGCGGGAGCATGCCCGCAACCGCTGA
- the rpoE gene encoding RNA polymerase sigma factor RpoE, producing MTDQQSTDRQLVARVQKGDRRAFDLLVIKYQHRILALVGRFVPDFAEAQDVTQEAFIKAYRALPGFRGESQFYTWMYRIAVNTAKNYLVSRGRKTPTRDIDLDDAEFFADEANMKDIETPDGLLQRDQLQKVVFDAIEALPEELRMAVTLRELEGMSYEEIAEVMECPIGTVRSRIFRAREAIDRKMQPLLADTASAIA from the coding sequence ATGACAGATCAACAATCTACAGATCGGCAACTGGTTGCCCGCGTACAGAAGGGCGACCGGCGCGCGTTCGATCTGCTGGTCATCAAATATCAGCACCGCATTCTGGCGCTGGTCGGACGCTTTGTGCCCGACTTTGCTGAAGCTCAGGACGTTACTCAGGAAGCCTTTATCAAGGCCTACCGGGCGCTGCCCGGCTTTCGTGGTGAAAGTCAGTTTTATACCTGGATGTACCGCATCGCAGTGAATACGGCAAAAAATTATCTGGTCAGCCGTGGGCGTAAAACACCGACCCGCGATATTGATCTGGATGATGCCGAGTTTTTTGCTGACGAAGCTAACATGAAAGATATCGAAACTCCGGATGGTCTGCTGCAGCGCGATCAGTTGCAGAAAGTGGTGTTTGACGCCATCGAAGCCCTGCCGGAGGAGCTGCGTATGGCGGTAACCCTGCGTGAGCTTGAAGGTATGAGCTATGAAGAAATTGCCGAGGTGATGGAATGTCCGATCGGCACCGTACGGTCGCGTATCTTCCGCGCCCGTGAAGCCATTGACCGCAAAATGCAGCCACTGCTGGCCGATACCGCCAGCGCCATTGCCTGA
- a CDS encoding DegQ family serine endoprotease → MTQMIRMLVLPLLLLASVARAELPDFRDLVKETSPAVVNISTVQHMQNNGFQQRYGLPEDVPEIFRHFFGAPGQGPRGGEQERASLGSGFIVSKDGYILTNNHVIKDADEIVVRLNDRRELEAKLIGADESSDLALLKVEAKNLPIVELGDSDALEVGEWVVAIGSPFGFDYSVTAGIVSAKGRSLPNENYVPFIQTDVAINPGNSGGPLFNLDGKVVGINSQIYTRSGGFMGVSFAIPINVAMDVADQLKEKGKVSRGWLGVVIQEVSKDLAESFGLEKAAGALVAQIVPGSPAEAAGLKNGDIITHFNGKSIYLSSDLPHQVGRVKPGSSVKLDVVRNGKRKKINVTIGVLPDGDGAELALNNASPKESTSNRLGVVVSELSDAQRKSVGDGVVVRDVKRGPAAFAGLVNGDVITMIAGEPVRNMDDFNKVVAKLPANRSVPMRIVRRGAAMFIPLRITE, encoded by the coding sequence ATGACACAGATGATCCGTATGTTAGTGCTGCCTCTGCTGTTACTGGCCTCTGTGGCCCGGGCGGAGTTACCCGATTTCCGTGACCTAGTGAAGGAAACTTCGCCGGCCGTGGTCAATATCAGTACTGTGCAACATATGCAGAATAACGGCTTTCAGCAGCGTTATGGTCTGCCGGAAGATGTGCCGGAAATTTTCCGCCACTTCTTCGGTGCGCCGGGGCAGGGCCCTCGTGGCGGTGAACAGGAGCGCGCATCGCTCGGCTCCGGTTTTATCGTTTCCAAAGATGGCTACATCCTGACGAATAATCATGTGATCAAGGATGCTGACGAAATTGTTGTGCGTCTTAATGATCGCCGTGAGCTGGAAGCCAAACTGATTGGTGCCGATGAAAGCTCTGATCTGGCATTGCTGAAAGTTGAAGCCAAGAATCTGCCAATCGTAGAACTGGGCGATTCCGATGCGCTGGAAGTGGGCGAATGGGTTGTCGCTATTGGTTCACCTTTTGGTTTTGATTACTCGGTGACCGCCGGCATTGTCAGTGCCAAAGGCCGCAGCCTGCCGAACGAAAACTATGTGCCTTTTATCCAGACTGACGTGGCCATTAACCCGGGTAACTCCGGCGGTCCGCTGTTTAATCTGGATGGCAAGGTTGTGGGTATTAACTCCCAGATCTACACCCGCTCCGGTGGTTTTATGGGCGTGTCCTTTGCCATTCCTATCAATGTGGCCATGGATGTTGCCGATCAGCTGAAAGAAAAAGGCAAAGTCAGCCGCGGCTGGCTGGGTGTGGTGATTCAGGAGGTCAGCAAAGATCTGGCAGAATCCTTTGGTCTGGAAAAAGCAGCCGGTGCGCTGGTCGCACAGATTGTGCCTGGCAGTCCGGCGGAAGCGGCAGGCCTGAAAAATGGCGACATCATTACCCACTTCAACGGCAAGTCGATTTACCTGTCGTCCGATCTGCCGCATCAGGTTGGCCGGGTGAAGCCGGGCAGCAGCGTGAAGCTGGACGTGGTGCGCAACGGTAAGCGTAAGAAAATCAACGTGACCATTGGTGTACTGCCGGATGGTGATGGCGCCGAGCTGGCGCTGAATAATGCCAGTCCGAAAGAAAGCACCAGTAACCGTCTGGGTGTGGTGGTCAGCGAGTTGTCTGATGCGCAGCGTAAAAGCGTCGGTGATGGCGTTGTGGTGCGTGATGTGAAACGTGGTCCGGCGGCCTTTGCTGGCCTGGTCAACGGTGACGTTATTACCATGATTGCCGGTGAACCGGTGCGTAATATGGATGACTTTAATAAGGTCGTTGCCAAGTTGCCGGCCAACCGCAGTGTGCCGATGCGCATTGTGCGCCGCGGCGCGGCGATGTTTATCCCGCTGCGGATTACCGAGTAA